CTTCATGGCCCTCTCCCAGGTGTTCTTCCTGATCAGCCCTAAGTATCCTCCAAGGAACATAAGCATGAATAGTATTGAGCTGGTAAAAGCCAGCACCGGCCCATACCTGATGAAAAGTATACCTTCTATTATTGCATTAAATGCGCCGATAAAGTTTAGCGAGCCATTGTATATACCGTAAACCGTAGCAGACGTTCCAGCTGGAGCGAGATCTACCGCGTTTACAGCCCATGAACCTACGGTTAGGTTCATTAAACCGGACCCTACACCCAAAAATATTGCTGTTCCAACAAGGTTATGGGCTTTACCAGTAAAGTATGAAAGGCCAACCATTACTATCATTAAAACCATTGGTATTATGGCTCCTAACCTCCTTGCCAGCGGCTTATTATCCGGAAATCTCTTTAGAAGGCCATCATTAAAAGGTCCAGATCCGAGGAATCCTGCTATTAGAGCAACATCTATTGCCGCCGAATATAGGCCGCTCTTCTCTACAGTGTGAGCAAACGTAGAGAACATAAGGGGCGGTAGCCAATAGAGGAAAGTGAAGAGCACGTATCCAAAAGAAAGGAATACTAATAGTGTGCCCAGGCCTGCTTGTGTACCAAATATCATCCTTGCCGATATTTTCCAGTTAACCTTTGAAGGCAAGATCTTCTCCTCCTTTTCTTCATTTGTCTTGCCCTCTATTATATAGGCAAGTTCATTTTCATTCACCTTGCTGTCTTCAGACGGGCGATCCCGAACGTAAAAGAACCATATTGCTACAAATATGAGTCCCAGTACGCCAAAGAATATGAATGCGGAAGGCCATCCGAATAAAGTAACAAGGATTCCACCGGCTATCAGGCCTATGACTGGGCCTACAGCCTGTCCTGCACCTGCAAGGGTGAAGGATTTCGACTCGTCAAACCTAGATGCCCATCCCTTTACAACTTTAGAGTTTATAGGCCAAACAGGTCCCTCCCCGGCACCCATTACTATCCTTACTATAGCCATTGTTATAAAATTGAAAGTAGCAGCAGTTAAAGCGGTAAATATTGACCAAATTGCAAACATAGTAGTCATTGATTTCCTCAAGCCTAGCTTGTCTACAATCCAACCGCCAGGAAAGTTAAATATGGCATAGGACAAAGACCAGAAGAATAGGATAAGTGAGATATTGTGGATAGCAAGTGCGTCAAGATGAGTTGGTGAATAAGACCAGCCAAAGGAGTAGGCAAAGGCTGGCTCTGAAACTATCCAGATCTCTCTGTCCGCATAGTTAAACAATATGGCTATGAAGAGAAGAGAGACAATCGCCCATCTGACTCGGGTTCTCCTTTCACTTCTTTCGTGAATTACGATATTTTTTGTTTCTTGCATATTACTTTATACCTGCATTTATTTATATATCTTTCTTCTAAAATGCTTATACTTAAATAGTTATATAACTTAGTATGTAACCTTATAAATTAGGAATTTTAAAGCGAAGTTTTTTGATGAAAAACTTAAATATTACAAACTTCTGAACGATCTATGGATCAGATACTTGACATATTCAATGAAAACCCGGATGTTTTTCTTACGGAAGAACAGATTATGTCCATAGTAGGCACTAAGGACGTTGATAAAAAGCTGAAGGAATTAGTTAAAGAGGGAAAACTTAAAAAAATCGAAGTGAATAAGAAAAGCGGAAGAAAAATATATTATGGAATATCAAATTGACTAAATTTTCTCTGTTATTGCCTTTTCGCTTTCAATAACGCTCTTTCCAGATTCATCTGTTATTATTAAAGTGAAAGATCCGAAATAACCGTTTATTATGTCATCTATCTTTTTCCTGACCTCTTTAACAGCTTCTTTTTCCTCATCATCGTACGAGAGCAAGTCTAGCTTTTCACCTATCCTGTATATTATCCCTTCCACAGTTGTAATTTCTCCATTTGCATACTCCGCAGAATCAATGGACGCTTCAATTTCTGGTATGTATATGTCTGCTTTTCTTGATCGATAGACTAGTGTTTTGAGATCCTCTGGGCTCTCAATCTTTAGGGTTATTCTAACAGGGTTTTTTTCTTCTTCTTGATAAACTTCAGTTTTCCTGTACATGCACTTCTTACACTGATAAGTATAAATGCTTATCCTACCTTCGTATGGTATATCCGTATCGTATGTCAACAAATAGAGCAGGGATCCGCAAACTGGGCATTCCATATTTGTCTCTATTTCTTGAGGCAAATCCATCTCTTAAACCTCCATCCACTCTTTAAGTGGTTCGCCTATTACCTTTTTAGTCTTTCTTAGTTCATAAACGTTTTTATTTCCAGTAAGAAACATGGCAACCTTGAATTCACGCTCTATCATCTCTACATTTCTGGATACGGCCTCCACAGATTGGTCTGCGTCCTTAAGTAGTGTTCTGGCAAATCCTCCAAGTGAAGCACCCAACGATATTGCCTTTGCTAGGTCTAGCCCATTCCTCAAGCCGCCGCTCCCTATTACTGGAAGTACATCACTGCAATAGTAGACTGAAGCGGGAGATGGGATCCCCCAATTCCAAAAAGTCTCGCCTATTCTCATTTTTTCTGCATTGCCTTCATTTTTCGCCCTGTAATATTCCACTGCAGCAAAGGTTGTGCCGCTTAACCCCGATACCTCGATTGCCTTTACACCGGCATCCGCCAGTCTTTGGGCAGTTGCTTTGCTAAACCCACTGCCTGTCTCCTTTGCAATAATATTGAAGGACCCAGAAAGCTCCTTTATCCTCTTTATGACACCTTCTGCGTTTCTGTCGCCTTCCGGCTGGACCATCTCTTGTAGAAAGTTGAAGTGCACTGCAAGAAAATCGGCCTTAATCAAGTCGTATATATAGGCTATGTCTTTTTCGTCTATTGCCTCTTTCCCCTGCGGTACAAGTTGCGGTGCACCAATATTCGCTATCTTTATGGGTACATTTCTTTCATTTATTACAGAGTAGGTATCAGAGAGGGACCTGTTGACTATAGCAGCCCTCATGCTTCCGACACCCATAGCAAGTTGATACTTCTCTGCCACTGTAGCCAAGTTATAATTTATCTTCTTGGCTATTTCAGCCCCGCCGGTCATCGACGAAATAACCATTGGAAAACCCAGATGTTTTCCTAGAAAATCTACTCCTGTGTCTATATCGTCATAGTTTACCTCAGGATCTGCTTCGTGCATTAGATACACGTCATCCCAATAGTTATGAAATGCTGAAACATTTTCATTTTCCGCAATTCTTATGTGTTCTTCTTTCCTCTTTTCTATCACTTTATCACCGTTCCCGTGAAGTTGTCATTCCCTATCATCTTCAACCTTTCTGGATAATAGCCATTGATTAAATATACACTCTTTGTGTATTTTCTTATCAAAAACATGGTATTTAGCTTGTTTTCAATTCCACCAGTAACATCGTTTTCTGGTTTGGAAAATTCAACCTTAGTATTTATTGTTCGGAGAAGTTTGGCATCTCTGTATTTCTTAGGATCTTTATCAAAAATTCCATCTACATCCGATAAGAAAGCAACAAAGTCCGGATTGAAAATCTTTGATAAGTCTAGAACTATGTTATCTCCTGAGTATATCCCGTAAAAATTATTATTCTTAACGTAAACATCACCATATGATACTGGGACAAAACCAAGGTCGTGATACTTCTTCAGCATCGTGTAGTCGAAGTTCCCGTTGAAGATCATTGAACTTATTGGTACAGTCATGGGCTTCAAGCCCTCTGAAATCATAATGGATACGACAAGATGGTTCAGGTAAGACATATCGTTGTGGACTACTGAGAAGCCGGCAGATGACAACTTATTTATTTCTCCTGGGAGCCCGTATTCTTTTGCTTTTATATGGCCGAATGATCCCCCTCCATGTATTATAACAAAATCCTCAAAGTCATTAGCAATTTCACGTATAGCTTTCTTTGTTTCAGATTCTCTGAAAACTCTGTACGAATTCTTCTCTGTTATAAGGCTTCCACCTAGTTTGATTATTATCATCTTATCAACTTTCCAAAATTTATAAAGTCATAATACCTGTTGCCAATCCTTATCGAATCCTTTTCTACACCTTCTATGCTGAATCCATTTCTCATCAGGACGATCATTGATGGATAATTCCCCTCAATTACAGATGTATACAATCTATGAAATCCAT
This genomic stretch from Thermoplasma volcanium GSS1 harbors:
- a CDS encoding MFS transporter, with product MQETKNIVIHERSERRTRVRWAIVSLLFIAILFNYADREIWIVSEPAFAYSFGWSYSPTHLDALAIHNISLILFFWSLSYAIFNFPGGWIVDKLGLRKSMTTMFAIWSIFTALTAATFNFITMAIVRIVMGAGEGPVWPINSKVVKGWASRFDESKSFTLAGAGQAVGPVIGLIAGGILVTLFGWPSAFIFFGVLGLIFVAIWFFYVRDRPSEDSKVNENELAYIIEGKTNEEKEEKILPSKVNWKISARMIFGTQAGLGTLLVFLSFGYVLFTFLYWLPPLMFSTFAHTVEKSGLYSAAIDVALIAGFLGSGPFNDGLLKRFPDNKPLARRLGAIIPMVLMIVMVGLSYFTGKAHNLVGTAIFLGVGSGLMNLTVGSWAVNAVDLAPAGTSATVYGIYNGSLNFIGAFNAIIEGILFIRYGPVLAFTSSILFMLMFLGGYLGLIRKNTWERAMKYKEELSREAYSYLKG
- a CDS encoding ZPR1 zinc finger domain-containing protein, translated to MDLPQEIETNMECPVCGSLLYLLTYDTDIPYEGRISIYTYQCKKCMYRKTEVYQEEEKNPVRITLKIESPEDLKTLVYRSRKADIYIPEIEASIDSAEYANGEITTVEGIIYRIGEKLDLLSYDDEEKEAVKEVRKKIDDIINGYFGSFTLIITDESGKSVIESEKAITEKI
- the fni gene encoding type 2 isopentenyl-diphosphate Delta-isomerase, whose amino-acid sequence is MIEKRKEEHIRIAENENVSAFHNYWDDVYLMHEADPEVNYDDIDTGVDFLGKHLGFPMVISSMTGGAEIAKKINYNLATVAEKYQLAMGVGSMRAAIVNRSLSDTYSVINERNVPIKIANIGAPQLVPQGKEAIDEKDIAYIYDLIKADFLAVHFNFLQEMVQPEGDRNAEGVIKRIKELSGSFNIIAKETGSGFSKATAQRLADAGVKAIEVSGLSGTTFAAVEYYRAKNEGNAEKMRIGETFWNWGIPSPASVYYCSDVLPVIGSGGLRNGLDLAKAISLGASLGGFARTLLKDADQSVEAVSRNVEMIEREFKVAMFLTGNKNVYELRKTKKVIGEPLKEWMEV
- a CDS encoding isopentenyl phosphate kinase, producing the protein MIIIKLGGSLITEKNSYRVFRESETKKAIREIANDFEDFVIIHGGGSFGHIKAKEYGLPGEINKLSSAGFSVVHNDMSYLNHLVVSIMISEGLKPMTVPISSMIFNGNFDYTMLKKYHDLGFVPVSYGDVYVKNNNFYGIYSGDNIVLDLSKIFNPDFVAFLSDVDGIFDKDPKKYRDAKLLRTINTKVEFSKPENDVTGGIENKLNTMFLIRKYTKSVYLINGYYPERLKMIGNDNFTGTVIK